gttcctacaggggttccctctttcatcttacatgaaaagagggcctgagtcacttcaaacctctcatgccttgcttgcccttgatataattgcttaagatggccaatcatatcaaaggcattcatgttctcgtgttgcttctgaagctcagaggacatgcagcatagcattaggcacgacacgtctaacgcatcgtcttgatgcttctgatgagcatccttaatgctacgagcggcagaggctggtggtgcttcaggaactgcttgctccagaacgtacagcttacgttcctgcatgaggactatcctcaagttcctgtaccagtccaggaagttagctcctgtgagcttgtccttctcaaggacagatcgtagggagagagtgttcgcgtttggtgacatggcaatctacaacatattaaacatgcagagaatcaatatcatattctatcatctaattaggcctttaattaaatgatgctcccactgaattttgtgggacaagatccacatcatactacatcttgagtcagctttggctgaatcgcccaagacctagtatgatcggtaggtagctaattaccaattacatctccatgcaactcttgtttataggatcaagatttaacttttacaaataatcttgagttagctttggctaaatcgcccaagattatttataaacgtgatcttgtcctacctttccaactattggaatacgcctatagcttcactcgatccaattgagctttgctagctactcaatctaattgagctcaatctaacccgagcgtgataggcgggaccaaggttgtcctccgcatcctaccaagattaaatgcgttgctctgctttggcagatacgacaatcgcatatgatcgaggtagtgatgggtatcatggcccggtaggcgtttacgagttgatttcgatttagatctaatctaatcgacgatgtgcatcatatttaggcgtaaattaaatctaatttaaatcctaaatgtgtattgtgcacatcaagatgtggttcccacatcacatgtgcatcacatacactcatgcatattctattctacacaaacatgcatcacatacacataagcaaaaataaaatatatacatttaaattatgtgattggtcatggccctactaggatcctctctagccaaagagaagatccaatggtcatcctagggtctaggtggcagcttctccaagctcctccttccgatccccatgtgttgccggcatgctcccgcgagtccgtcttctccggaatttcgtcatcttcaaattttgtacattacaaaatttatactcgagttacattcgagtcttaaaactaatttttacagaaataaaataatggaaaaaggcaacacgcaggtcgcatccacaatacagcacacacaacacatgacggcacgcaggccgtattatgaattacacgcataatttttcataaaaattctgggacttgggccatgaccaacacatactgtacataattcagaattgtgtattttttttttatttaaaatttttctactgatttttctgaatttttgagtcccttctccacggcggtcccgctaagcgggtttcgggcgtaatcgcgggacaaggccccttgcggggttaggggcagcgcccctattcgcgaaataaccttcgcgagtgtcctcttgcgattatacagcgcccttacccgctgtcccaaaatctatttgggtgaaacttgccgtttcggagaaatttttctcggtgacaaaagtgtacaagtgcttcgcactcgttctttcgcctctacgagaaaaatacccaaaaaattcctaaaatttagaaaaatcacagaaacttaaaagcatctaaattttgtatctaatacagaaaaaaaaaataaatacgtgcttcgcacgatggctctgataccactgttagaatttttcgggccacgaaaaccgcttttcgcgtcgcggaaaccccgaaacaccctagccaaggatctcgtgcaaagaaaaatccgattcgaaaaattccacgtatttatatcatgcttaatacccgaatatgttagatctactcctagatctatagtttaaagaaaaactacctttgatgcgtgcccttcgcttatcccgctcgactaaggttgaagttggatctagagggcacaaagtagagcccctctatatgtgtccacacaagcaattaggtggagaagatgaccgaaacaaggtgtgctagcacctatgtggttttcggccaagaagaggaggaagagagggagaagttgccgagagcaccaaggaagaagaagaatcaaaaaaattttaattcaaaaattcaatcaatccaccatatcatgtggccggccacataaatgtcattaagttgGCAAGTAATGCTCTGAAGTTCCCCCGTAATTTGTTctgccactcatgggtaacctcccatgaggtggcaagcatgaggtggcatggtgatgtgtagcatccccattggttcttccatgccacctcatcaaatgtggtggcatccaagtcaagtcaatattgactttcaaccttcctaatttggccaaagtcaaacatgaccaaattaactcccttaattgatttatccaacatttggatcatacttgagtctaactcatagtcatgtcaaacttgtggatttaggtcaagtcaaacttgccttttatagactttccatatttagccaagtcaaacttgacttcatctttcctcttggttcatcatatgaactagtctccatctattgctctatgtgtgtgaccctataggttcttgtcaacgttggcaatgtccctaaatccaattagggacataagcaatgagaggtatctagcaacacatcattgctacccaagttacaagaatgttgagatccaacatcaccaatatgactaataattgtgactctcacaatatgtgacattgtccttctatccttgatatctagattgatcttatatgaggcatagaccgtgtcatcctccaatcaatctaagtgtcttgaactccaagtagactcactataatcaaataagcacaatatcacatattgccttatttgggcatggccatgcacttagtgatctcactctatcaagactatgatatcactcctgtaatataggagggatagatctcatctacatcactcacatccctccgcataatttgttacatacccagtaatcgcctttatagtccacccagttacgggtgacgtttgacgaaaccaaagtacataactccttatgtagggaaccatggtgacttcaggtctaaggactaaagtcatactaatagtcacttgagaaagtatatgacactcatataacgatccatgatactttctcatggcggatcattcagtatacattctccaatgtatacccatgtgtcaacttgatatctcatatccatgacttgtgaaatcaagtcatcatgttgacctacatgctagtctcaatgcattaacattgtccttctatgttaatacttgactaggaataattaagtgtagtgttctctatatcatctcactatcgattcaactaatcgattgatatagatatgaacctactaccctaggacattattatacttatttatatagcacaaatacacacaagtataataatcacaatgcctttatttatatatcagaaatatatgtacaagaatatgatacaaagagtccaaaaagtaaccatcacatgattggctctagggctctcactaacatttTGTTCTACATAAATTTATGCTATATAAAATGccttaaatcaaataaaagaaGAGAGATGTAAAGTGGGGGAAAAAGTTTAAAAGGAATGAtgtataattaaatttatatataaaaggaTGTAGAGTagcataaaatttattaaatattttatcgatCCATGACTGCCCATGCTAGGCTCAATCTAGCGCGATCCAATTGGGTCCGATAGACCTGTTTTAACACCACTAATCGAAATCTatatattattttgataaacATCTTTATGCACATGCCGAAAAGTTGCTATCTTACTCACTCTTCTCCCTGTTCATTGTCATCTTAAGGAGACCATCTTCTTCGACCCCCCAGCAATGGCAGTGGCCCAGGCCACACATCCTCCATGTCCTCTTCCTCTGAGGCCTTTAGAAGCAGACACACATACAGCAACTAGGAAAGAGAtgtgctaaagaagtgtctccctCAATCTGCCTCTCTGTTATTGCATTTTGTCCCCAGTCCCTGTAAACCTCACAAATCACAATCTTCCTCTAGTCCTTCGCTAACCCATACCTCATTATAAACTGATTTATTGTATACGGGTTCGGGTTTAGTAGGAACAGCCTTGTAGTTGTAAAAGTCACACTGGACCGGCTGATTCAAATGGAAACACACTAATTGATCTAACTAGTTCAATGGGAATGATGACTCATCCTACTTTGCCTCTAAAATACAAAAGCCCAAAAGATGGTCAAATTGAATCATGAAACATTCAGAGTTTGAATCTACTAAAGCTCAAAACTGATTCAATTCGTAAAAGTTCTTCACATGGCAACAAAAAAATGACAGTTATGTGATTCAAACCACCCGAAAACAAAGTAATTAGTAACCATGAGATAGAGCTAAGATGAGCTTTTATAAGTTCAATGTTTCCCGACAAGGATTCAAAGGTTATAAATTTTGTGTGTGTGGTGTTAGAGCAAAGCAGGGAAGCCACAACAAGAGGGCATACCTGGAGAGTATAAAATCTATAGATTTCAAACCAAGCACTTATCGGGATGGCCGGCCGAGCACCAACTTAACCTTCTCTGTGCATTTCAACATGTACAATGAGAGATCACAATGACTGCTGTTGTTCAAACAATGTCATTTCCCTTAAGAATGTTGTACTTGCAGAGTGGGCAGGTGGCATGGATGCGAAGCCATTTCGTGATGCAAGAGGAATGGAAGTGATGGTTGCATGGCATCGTAAGCAGTTCAACTCCGTCTTCGTAGGGTGTGAGGCAAATGCAACATTCCTGGAACAGAGGAGGGCGAGATTTCAATATAAATGCAAAGTGAAAATTGAGCACAAAATGATAAAGCAGGAGCACACAGCAAACAGCCTTTGAATGTTGCAGTGAAACAATGTAGGCAATATGCTCGAGTATATAGCATGAATTTGAGGATCAACTAACACGAACTGATAATATGGGCACAAGAGAAAATCATAGTGAAATGATGGCTTCATCCACTACTTGATCATGGTAAATTGCTGCCGTTTTTCATTCTAGTATTCACAAATAGAATTTTTGCTCAGCTCTTCCAATTTCCTTTTAAGCTCTAACATGCTTTGTCTCTAACAAACTTCCATATCCTACAGCAGTGGAAAAGTGATGGAAGATGTGAATGATCACCAGTGCACAACATTTGGGCTGCAATTACAATTTGATGCTGCCCAATATCACTTTCATGAATTGGTTCACTTGATCCTACTGCTCTTTGGTTCTCTTTTGTTAAGGACAGAATTACAATGCCATATAATAAACGGGTTGAAGTGTTATTTTATATTGATAAATTCAATCCAGAGGGGACTGTAGAACCCTATTAATTTTCCCTATCAACTTCTACACAGTATTAGAGCTGTACTGAAATTTCTACTTGGCGTAGATCATCCTAGTGAGTAGAACCAACAGAGGTTCCATGTAAGTGGAGGTTCCGTCCAACATGAGTATCAAAGTCTAAATCAATTGACAAACGCCCAACATGAGTATGAGGGTTAACTTGTAGCATTTAAATATCAACAGAGAACCATATTAGGCTGCAGCATCCTAAAAAATGTTTTATTGATGAGGATCAAGCAACAGTTTGTTTAACTTGTTCACTGGTGCATTTATTTTATTGCTTGAGCTTATAGAACATTcatgcaaaaccaatcaaagaAGGATATCTCAGAAGAAAATAGAGCAATTAGCTAAACCAGATGTAGTAGTATACTCACAACAAAGTTCTAGACATAGCAAGAGAATTTCAAGGCATTACTTCCAGTCGAACACTTTATgatgaagtttaaaattaagttttaaaatttggaAGTCATAAAATATAAAGCTTTAGATTGAATGTTTTTGTAGAAAATCGTTTTGAAGTCAAGTAgagaaacttaaaatttattttagtagAATAACTTATTTTGGGAATTGGTTATTTCGTTACCAAGTTTGTAAGATTAAGTTTCAGAGAGTGAGTCATAGTTGGGCCTTTAAAGGAACCCCAACCCCCTCTTGCTGCATATTCTTccaatttaaaaaaactttgattTAATAACGTATTGTCTTTGTAAGTGTATTCTCTGAATAAGACTGTTGGTTCTTGGTGTTGCATCAATAGAATTACTAAATTCaagggtatatatatataactaatacTAATATTTAGCAACCAAAGATAAGTGTTAATACCGCATCTTCATGCAGAAGAATGCGTTCACTTGATAAATTTCCACGGCCAGGATTCAAGGGGATCATAACTCCTTCCTCAGCTGTCTTTTCTGGATCTTCACAAGAAACATGATACTGGTATTTTGGAAGAATGCTAATATCCGCATCTGATGCACCTTCCTGTATACATCAAGATATCAACAAGGTAACTATTTTATACTTGAGTTACGTAAAAAGGAAATTCTTATTCTTGACATGAATGACATGCTTACCTGGCCGGCCATGGAATATAGAATCGCAATGATACAAGGCAAGCAGCAGCACAGTGCAATCCCGATAACACAGGCCAAAGTAACACAAAAGATCGTGAAGAATACATCAAATGCAAGGAAAACCACAGTCAACCTGTCCATCAACAAGGACAAATATTTCGTGCACATAAATAGACAATCATTCAGAACAACACATGCCACAGTTTCGAGTAATAGGATTGTAGTATTTTGAACAACAAAATAAAGAGATCATCTatgttaagaaaagaaagaagataaaaatcataaaatacatgtatgaaatactTTCTCCTGCTGAAGAGTTTAAGAATTTCAATTTAAATCAGTCATCAATTGACAGTTTATGTCTTATTAGTAAAATACTTCTTGGCTGGTAAAAGTCTTTAATAATGGTTGTTAGCTTCTTCTTTTTTTTGGCATATCTCATCAGTAGGGAATTACCAAATGTTATTATCCCAAGAACGAAAAGTTGCCATTCATAGGCTCGAAGTTTTTTATGATTGTCTGCCTGTTTAGATCACATACTCAGTACAAAACTAGTGCATGCGGAACTGCTAATGCTTATGAATCAAGGAGCATACCAGTAGAGTCTAGGAGCATTTTGTATGAGATCATTGCCACCAGAGATGATCCAGAAAAAGCCCAAAATCCACCACAGAAATGATAGAATGGTATTAAGTGTTTCACATCGTTTAGCAAAGCTGGCATCCAATCACCATGATGATTAGAGTAAATAATAAAAGCATACTTTCGAGTTAACAACCAGATGTTAAAATATCAGCATATCGCCAAGAATATTACTGCATTTAGTTCAAGAAGACAGGCAGAATAGGAATATCACATAAATTTGTAAATCGGACAAGATTTGAAGTTGACTAGCCATTCAAATCAAACAACAAGCTATAAGTTTTGTGAAAACAATCAAACTAATCAAGAAGACACAACTGTAGCATATACCGGTTGTGTTATCTACTTGGCAACAACTAGTCCAGAACCATATGAAATAAGCAAAGTTAGTATAGGCAAGTAAGAACTTAATTTTGCACCTTATAGTAGCATTGCATAAAGACTGCACTCTTTCTAGCATGTGTCAACTTCATTTTTAACATGTGATAAATCGAGGACATTAAATCATGCTATATGGACAAGGCATGAGATTGTATTTAGTGCCTTCCACCCCAAGCtataaatgaaatataatatgCTTGTTTAGTAAAGATATAAATATGTCTGTAATCATAAGTTATGAAAGAGAGCTAGAATATCACTTATGGTATATTTGTCAAATTTATGTTGTCTACTTGGAAGGTAGAGAAGAGGAAGGATTTTATTTCAATCAATTTTTTTTCACTTCATTTCTGACCAAATCAGATGGAAATGAAGAGAAAGGAAGTATCAGTCTCTAACAAACACAAATGTACTTCATTCCTTTCAATTGCCAAGTAAACAAGATGAATGGAAATAAGATAAACAgttctctttttccttcttctttttctattcATTTAAGCTACTTCCTTTTTCTGTTTGTTCCTGCTTCTTCATGCTTTCCAAGTTCCAAGTAGACATAATTGCATATAAGACTAAATGATCAGAAGACTTCATAAGACTTAAATGTTTTTATACTCTTTACTTATTTCTATTTTGTCACACACAATGATATCCCTACAATTATGATCATGAATTTAATGAATTAACTAAACCTCTCTTGTGTATGATGGCGAGTTATCTACTAGGATATACTCGCTGTCATTGGTTAGTTTAACTACAAAAGTTCTTTGGATTAACGAACAATGAAAATTTTGCAGTATTGTTGAATTGCCAATCTGTTCGTGTTCTCCTTTGTCACAAAGATCCCAATCATCAACTTTGTTATTCTATATCGAGATAGAATCAAAATCAAGAAGTTTAGCTAAATTCCCCGGAGTGATTAAATCAAGAAGCCCTAGACACAAAGCTATGGATCGGTCGAAAAGCTACTAAATTTTCCTGAAATGtaccaaaatttcaccagtaatGTCTTAATACCATACCTCCTCTGCCTGCTTCCAACACCATCCTCGTCGGCAACCACCTCGCTGTCCTCGTCGCCCGAGTTTGGCGCCGCCTGGCCGTCCATAGGAACACGCATCCTAAGCCGGTACTCCGACCATACCAGAAACACATGGAACACGCACTGCACCGCGTAGCCCGCGATCCAGAGGCGGAGCGGGACACTAGGACGTTCGCACGCAGTGGCGCCGAGCACCGCGACGGCGACGGCGGAGAAGACCAGGTTCCAGGCGATGTCAAGCGCCACAACCGGGCGGGAGTAGGCCCAGTTGGCGCGGCGTTCCTCCAGCTGGAGCGCCGCCGTCTCGCGGACGAGCATCGAGGGCCTTCGGTGGCCGGCGGCGCGGCCAAGGATGGAGACCACCCGGCTCGTCCGGGAGGCTGAGCCCTGAGGCGGTGGCGGCGTCACCGGCCCAAGGAGGGCCGAGGCGGTCGAATCCTCTTCTCTCTCCATTCTCTCTTCCTCGTCAGCTCTCTCGAGTCGCTGTGGTCTCTTTTACACTTTAGTCCTTATAATAAAGTTGGAAGTCGTACCTAAGCTAGTAAAAAAATAGAAACAGCAAatataaacatttaatttttttttataaaaaatttctaaaaataatttaaaaatcacaaactactcgaaattttattttttaattttaaatgaaattttagGCTTGAAAAATTTCCAtggtttataataattttaaaaatgttttgatGAAAACCGATTGGATATTTATAGGAAAGAAGTTAGTGAATGATAAAACTAACTACTTTGATAGTTAAGAGATGTTTGTTGTGTTGAAAACTCGTAATGctagttttttttaagaaaatacttTATTatgtgttttttaattttttatagaagTGATTCGTGGAGTTGAATGACAGATAGGGGGTGATTTTGTTGTTGGTCATGGAATAATACTAATTCTTTTCCTGTTTAATGAATGATGTTTGTTTTTAGTGGGAGAGATTTGTTGAGTTGAATGATAGGTTTGAATGGTGGATGGATGCCATGGGTTGAattatgtatttttaaaattaattggtGCCATCTTTATAGAGGATAATTTGGTATTTAATGCTCATGTTAAACATTAATTGTGTGAAAATAGTTTTAACTATTGGAAGAAGATATAGATTAAAGCACAAATAGAATATTAATTGTTCCTGGAATATTCCTTTGAAATCATCCTTATAAATTTATCGACTGCTTAGAGATGAACTAGATCGACAGATAATAAAAACTTCATAAAATTAATGGCATTTTACGGAATGAGAAAGTTTCAGTGTTATCTATTCCACGTACTcaactttttataattttaaaaacacaTATTTTCCATTATACCCTTCTCTTCATTTTGCACATCCAAATTTTCATCAACTTGGTCAAAAATTCATTATTCTTAATTTGCCCTATCGACTAATGACAtagatacaataaaaaaaaacttataagaATATATTAGTTTTGGTGCGAAAGTATTAAGAATTCACTAATTCAGTTTTGGAATGCatctaaagaattttt
This window of the Zingiber officinale cultivar Zhangliang chromosome 3B, Zo_v1.1, whole genome shotgun sequence genome carries:
- the LOC122056571 gene encoding E3 ubiquitin protein ligase RIE1-like; protein product: MEREEDSTASALLGPVTPPPPQGSASRTSRVVSILGRAAGHRRPSMLVRETAALQLEERRANWAYSRPVVALDIAWNLVFSAVAVAVLGATACERPSVPLRLWIAGYAVQCVFHVFLVWSEYRLRMRVPMDGQAAPNSGDEDSEVVADEDGVGSRQRSFAKRCETLNTILSFLWWILGFFWIISGGNDLIQNAPRLYWLTVVFLAFDVFFTIFCVTLACVIGIALCCCLPCIIAILYSMAGQEGASDADISILPKYQYHVSCEDPEKTAEEGVMIPLNPGRGNLSSERILLHEDAECCICLTPYEDGVELLTMPCNHHFHSSCITKWLRIHATCPLCKYNILKGNDIV